A window of the Streptomyces sp. NBC_01351 genome harbors these coding sequences:
- a CDS encoding carbohydrate kinase family protein produces the protein MSGAGVSGAGALVVVGDVVTDVVAVHSEPLAPATDTAARIRTLPGGAGANAACWAARTGAAEVRLLARVGADSVRWHEEALLAAGVRPRLVVDPDEPTGTVVALVGKDAERTFLTDSGAALRLCPADWTSSLLDGAAHLHLSGYLFFADTSRELALVALRAARTRGVPVSVDPASAGFLAALGPRRFLDAVAGVDVLLPNEDEARLLAGLPEPAGVARAAVELSRRVPLVVVTRGAAGALVAERGRITAEIPAEPAEAVDSTGAGDAFTGGFLAARLSGADPAESARAGCRAAALAVTRLGGRPTP, from the coding sequence GTGAGCGGGGCGGGGGTGAGCGGGGCGGGGGCGCTGGTCGTCGTCGGGGACGTGGTGACGGATGTGGTCGCGGTGCATTCGGAGCCGCTGGCTCCGGCCACGGACACGGCCGCCCGCATCCGGACCCTGCCGGGCGGCGCCGGGGCCAACGCGGCCTGCTGGGCGGCCCGTACGGGGGCCGCGGAGGTCCGGCTGCTCGCGCGGGTGGGCGCGGATTCGGTGCGCTGGCACGAGGAGGCGCTGCTCGCGGCGGGGGTGCGGCCGCGGCTGGTGGTGGACCCGGACGAACCGACCGGGACGGTGGTCGCGCTGGTCGGCAAGGACGCGGAGCGGACCTTCCTGACCGACAGCGGGGCCGCGCTGCGGCTCTGTCCGGCGGACTGGACCTCGTCGCTGCTGGACGGGGCGGCCCACCTCCACCTGTCCGGCTACCTCTTCTTCGCCGACACCAGCCGGGAGCTGGCCCTGGTCGCGCTGCGGGCGGCCCGGACCCGGGGGGTGCCGGTAAGCGTGGACCCCGCATCGGCCGGGTTCCTGGCGGCGCTGGGGCCACGGCGGTTCCTCGACGCGGTGGCGGGGGTCGACGTACTGCTGCCGAACGAGGACGAGGCCCGGCTGCTGGCGGGGCTCCCGGAACCGGCGGGGGTGGCCCGGGCGGCGGTGGAGCTGAGCCGGCGGGTGCCGCTGGTGGTGGTGACCCGGGGCGCGGCGGGGGCACTCGTCGCCGAGCGGGGCCGGATCACCGCCGAGATCCCGGCGGAACCAGCCGAGGCGGTGGACTCCACGGGGGCCGGGGACGCGTTCACGGGCGGCTTCCTGGCGGCACGCCTGTCCGGCGCCGACCCGGCGGAATCGGCCCGCGCGGGCTGCCGCGCCGCGGCCCTGGCGGTAACCCGACTGGGCGGCCGCCCGACGCCGTGA
- a CDS encoding pseudouridine-5'-phosphate glycosidase, which produces MSQHTAAASPPVGPVLSEEVREALARGGPVVALESTILAHGLPRPRNLAVGLELEALVRSEGAVPATIAVVDGVAHAGLDKGQLERIAGGDGVRKLGHRDLAPALATGATGATTVSATAFLAARAGLRVFATGGLGGVHREWAQTQDESADLSLLARTRITVVCAGVKSILDVPATLQRLETLGVGVLGYGTRRFPGFYLADSGEPVDWTVDRPEEVAAVMAAQDALGGPESALLVANPVAEAEQLDPELHDRVLAEALAECRERGITGQAVTPFLLGFLVRATEGASLEANLAAVRGNVRLGARIAGAWAARA; this is translated from the coding sequence ATGTCACAGCACACAGCAGCCGCGTCCCCGCCGGTCGGCCCGGTCCTGTCGGAAGAGGTACGCGAGGCACTCGCGCGGGGCGGGCCCGTGGTGGCCCTGGAGTCGACGATCCTGGCGCACGGCCTGCCCCGCCCGCGCAATCTGGCGGTGGGCCTCGAACTGGAGGCGCTGGTCAGATCGGAGGGCGCCGTTCCGGCAACGATCGCGGTCGTGGACGGGGTGGCGCACGCGGGACTGGACAAGGGGCAGTTGGAGCGGATCGCCGGCGGTGACGGGGTCCGCAAGCTCGGACACCGGGACCTGGCGCCGGCGCTGGCCACGGGTGCGACCGGCGCGACGACGGTGTCGGCGACTGCCTTCCTGGCCGCGCGGGCGGGCCTGCGGGTCTTCGCCACGGGCGGGCTGGGCGGCGTACACCGCGAATGGGCGCAGACGCAGGACGAGTCGGCGGACCTGTCGCTGCTGGCACGGACGCGGATCACGGTGGTGTGCGCCGGGGTGAAGTCGATCCTGGACGTGCCGGCCACGCTGCAGCGGCTGGAGACGCTGGGGGTGGGCGTCCTCGGGTACGGGACGCGCCGCTTCCCCGGCTTCTACCTGGCCGATTCCGGCGAGCCGGTGGACTGGACCGTGGACCGGCCGGAGGAGGTCGCGGCGGTGATGGCGGCCCAGGACGCGCTGGGCGGACCGGAGTCGGCGCTGCTGGTGGCCAATCCGGTGGCGGAGGCGGAGCAGCTGGATCCGGAGCTGCACGACCGGGTGCTGGCGGAGGCGCTCGCGGAGTGCCGCGAGCGGGGGATCACGGGGCAGGCGGTGACTCCGTTCCTGCTGGGGTTCCTGGTACGGGCGACCGAGGGGGCCTCGCTGGAGGCGAACCTGGCGGCGGTGCGGGGCAACGTGCGGCTCGGGGCCAGGATCGCGGGGGCCTGGGCGGCACGGGCGTGA
- a CDS encoding class I SAM-dependent methyltransferase yields the protein MDTPRDTPKDTPEDIRGFYDELAHRYDLMYADWDASVTRQGRALDTLLTAALGPGPHTVLDNACGIGTQALGLAALGHRVTGTDLSPVSVARAAGEAAGRGLGLPVAAADMRALPFADASFDAVVCADNALPHLLTATDVRTALAETLRVLRPGGLLLLSTRPYGELLRTRPLSEAPHVRTGPDGRTITFQLWHWHPDGERYDLELFQLLPTGETWTTRTSRATYWALPQERTTEFAREAGLRDTLWHAPQDTGFHQPVLTARRPDHRDHWTG from the coding sequence ATGGACACGCCCAGAGACACCCCGAAGGACACCCCGGAGGACATCCGAGGCTTCTACGACGAACTGGCCCACCGGTACGACCTCATGTACGCGGACTGGGACGCCTCCGTCACCCGTCAGGGCCGCGCCCTCGACACCCTGCTCACCGCCGCACTCGGCCCCGGCCCGCACACGGTCCTCGACAACGCCTGCGGCATCGGCACCCAGGCCCTGGGCCTCGCCGCGCTGGGACACCGGGTCACCGGCACCGACCTGAGCCCCGTCTCCGTCGCCCGCGCCGCGGGGGAGGCCGCCGGCCGGGGGCTCGGTCTGCCCGTCGCGGCCGCCGACATGCGGGCCCTGCCCTTCGCGGACGCCTCCTTCGACGCCGTGGTCTGCGCCGACAACGCCCTGCCGCACCTGCTGACCGCGACGGACGTGCGCACCGCGCTGGCCGAAACCCTGCGGGTGCTGCGCCCCGGCGGCCTGCTCCTGCTCTCCACCCGCCCGTACGGCGAGCTGCTCCGCACCCGCCCGCTGAGCGAGGCCCCGCACGTCCGCACGGGCCCCGACGGGCGGACCATCACCTTCCAGCTCTGGCACTGGCACCCCGACGGGGAACGCTACGACCTGGAGCTCTTCCAGCTGCTGCCCACGGGCGAAACCTGGACCACGCGGACGTCGAGGGCGACGTACTGGGCGCTGCCGCAGGAGCGGACCACGGAGTTCGCCCGGGAGGCGGGGTTGCGCGACACGCTCTGGCACGCGCCGCAGGACACCGGGTTCCACCAGCCGGTCCTCACCGCCAGGCGCCCCGACCACCGGGACCACTGGACAGGGTGA
- a CDS encoding cupin domain-containing protein: MSTSDHSATPASFAVSVPDEQLEIEDLDPDQIVSGEPVVTGKVLWESADGKQVRGIWQITPGVVTDIEANELFVVVSGRATIEVEGGETLEVGPGSACVLREGDKTTWTVHETLRKAYHISY, translated from the coding sequence ATGAGCACCAGTGATCACTCCGCAACCCCCGCCTCCTTCGCCGTCTCCGTGCCGGACGAACAACTGGAGATCGAGGACCTCGACCCCGACCAGATCGTCTCCGGGGAGCCCGTCGTGACGGGCAAGGTGCTGTGGGAGTCGGCGGACGGCAAGCAGGTGCGCGGGATCTGGCAGATCACCCCCGGCGTGGTCACCGACATCGAGGCCAACGAGCTGTTCGTGGTCGTCAGCGGCCGCGCCACCATCGAGGTCGAGGGCGGCGAGACCCTGGAGGTGGGCCCCGGGTCCGCCTGCGTCCTCCGGGAAGGTGACAAGACCACCTGGACCGTGCACGAGACGCTCCGCAAGGCCTACCACATCAGCTACTGA
- a CDS encoding MFS transporter encodes MTTSPGTDRPATAPTLARTEAELARLQRRTSWVLIASQVLGGLGVPISIALAPVLATQVSGTEALSGFASTASVIGTALLSLPLAALMTARGRRPGLVVAYAIGAVGAALVVLAATIKSFPLLLLGMAAFGAASSANLQARFAAADLAAPDRRARAISVVVWASTLGAVLGPNLSAPASRSFAGTSIPETAGPFVWAAVVFVLTGTLICVLLRPDPLLTARALAGPEEQSREGRSLRAGLAAVKASPRARLALVTVAVSHTVMVSIMVMTPMDLGHHGADLELVGLVISGHIAGMFAFSPVMGWLADRLGRLSVIGLAAGLLSVAALLAGTAGPSHTQSALGLFLLGLGWSAGMVAGSALLTDSVPQPARAAVQGLSDLTMNAAAGVGGAAAGLVMSQASYGWLNAIGAALLLPMAALALFTARRHPVPVTVPASGKGGQ; translated from the coding sequence GTGACCACCTCGCCCGGCACCGACCGTCCGGCCACGGCCCCGACGCTCGCCCGGACGGAGGCGGAGCTGGCCCGGTTGCAGCGGCGCACCTCCTGGGTGCTCATCGCCAGCCAGGTGCTCGGCGGCCTCGGCGTGCCCATCAGCATCGCCCTGGCCCCCGTGCTCGCCACGCAGGTCAGCGGCACCGAGGCCCTCTCCGGCTTCGCCTCCACCGCCTCGGTGATCGGCACCGCCCTGCTCTCTCTGCCGCTGGCCGCCCTGATGACCGCGCGCGGGCGCCGCCCCGGGCTGGTGGTGGCGTACGCGATCGGCGCGGTCGGCGCGGCGCTCGTCGTCCTGGCCGCCACGATCAAGAGCTTCCCGCTGCTCCTGCTCGGCATGGCCGCCTTCGGCGCCGCCTCCTCCGCCAACCTCCAGGCCCGCTTCGCAGCCGCCGACCTCGCGGCCCCGGACCGCCGGGCCCGGGCGATCTCGGTCGTCGTCTGGGCCTCCACCCTCGGCGCGGTGCTCGGCCCCAACCTCTCCGCACCCGCCAGCCGCAGCTTCGCCGGCACCTCCATACCCGAGACGGCGGGCCCCTTCGTGTGGGCCGCCGTCGTCTTCGTCCTCACCGGCACGCTGATCTGCGTACTCCTGCGTCCGGACCCGCTCCTGACGGCCCGCGCACTGGCCGGGCCCGAGGAGCAGTCCCGCGAGGGCCGCTCGCTGCGCGCCGGGTTGGCCGCGGTCAAGGCCTCCCCGCGGGCCCGGCTCGCCCTCGTCACGGTCGCGGTGTCGCACACCGTCATGGTCTCGATCATGGTGATGACCCCGATGGACCTGGGCCATCACGGCGCCGACCTGGAGCTCGTCGGGCTGGTGATCAGCGGCCACATCGCCGGCATGTTCGCCTTCTCGCCCGTCATGGGCTGGCTCGCGGACCGCCTCGGCCGGCTCTCGGTGATCGGTCTGGCCGCGGGGCTCCTGTCCGTCGCCGCCCTGCTCGCCGGTACGGCCGGGCCCAGCCACACCCAGAGTGCGCTCGGCCTCTTCCTGCTCGGCCTCGGCTGGTCCGCCGGCATGGTGGCCGGCTCGGCGCTGCTGACCGACTCGGTGCCGCAGCCCGCGCGGGCCGCCGTACAGGGCCTGAGCGACCTCACGATGAACGCCGCGGCGGGCGTGGGCGGCGCGGCCGCCGGCCTGGTCATGTCCCAGGCGAGCTACGGCTGGCTGAACGCCATCGGCGCCGCGCTGCTGCTGCCGATGGCGGCGCTGGCGCTGTTCACCGCGCGCCGCCACCCCGTCCCCGTTACCGTCCCTGCCTCCGGAAAGGGCGGTCAGTAG
- a CDS encoding methylated-DNA--[protein]-cysteine S-methyltransferase, with translation MDSTERPRGPHLEWTVFTGGDGIGVGDLLLAATPEGLVRVEFHAGPDRVDSMIGSLVSRLGADAWRPAPGEEVLLTEPIRQLTAYFAGSLRRFELPLDWRLSSGFNRQVLQELDRSVPYGAVVGYGELAARTGQPGAAQAVGNAMGSNPLPVVVPCHRVVENDGGIGGFGGGVETKRLLLALEGVLPAPLF, from the coding sequence GTGGACAGCACCGAGCGGCCCCGCGGGCCGCACCTCGAATGGACCGTCTTCACCGGTGGCGACGGCATCGGCGTCGGGGACCTCCTCCTGGCCGCGACCCCGGAGGGTCTGGTCCGGGTCGAGTTCCATGCCGGGCCGGACCGGGTCGACTCGATGATCGGCTCGCTCGTCTCGCGGCTCGGCGCGGACGCGTGGCGGCCCGCGCCGGGCGAGGAAGTGCTGCTGACCGAGCCGATACGCCAGCTCACCGCGTACTTCGCCGGTTCGCTGCGGCGCTTCGAGCTGCCGCTGGACTGGCGTTTGAGCTCCGGCTTCAACCGGCAGGTGCTCCAGGAGCTGGACCGCTCCGTTCCGTACGGTGCCGTGGTCGGCTACGGGGAACTGGCCGCCCGCACCGGCCAGCCGGGGGCCGCGCAGGCGGTGGGCAACGCCATGGGGTCGAATCCGCTGCCGGTGGTCGTGCCCTGCCACCGGGTCGTGGAGAACGACGGCGGCATCGGGGGCTTCGGTGGCGGGGTGGAGACGAAGCGCCTGCTCCTCGCCCTGGAGGGCGTCCTGCCGGCACCCCTGTTCTGA
- a CDS encoding glycerophosphodiester phosphodiesterase, protein MYVRPAAATAAAFLGFTLTLLGGTASSAATGPGSATGPATGRAAVGGPVVYAHRGASAYAPENTLDAIDLAMRLGFDWVENDVQRTKDGELVVVHDDTLARTTDVEQVFPDRKPWKVKDFTAAEIALLDAGSWFGEEYAGAFVPTLREYLDRVQRNRQRLLLEIKKPELYPGIEEQTVKVLGEAGWLDERHVTQRLVVQSFSADSVRAVHAVRPDLVTAFLGTPTVADLPRYAEFTDRINPWHTTITADWVAAVHGLQGAHGKAMEVDTWIVDDAATARKVKAMGVDGIITNAPDVIRDAVGDF, encoded by the coding sequence ATGTACGTCCGACCCGCCGCCGCGACCGCCGCCGCATTCCTGGGCTTCACCCTCACCCTGCTGGGCGGTACGGCCTCGTCCGCCGCCACCGGCCCGGGCTCCGCCACCGGCCCCGCCACCGGCCGGGCGGCGGTGGGGGGACCCGTCGTGTACGCCCACCGGGGGGCTTCGGCGTACGCCCCGGAGAACACCCTCGACGCGATCGACCTGGCGATGCGGCTGGGCTTCGACTGGGTCGAGAACGACGTGCAGCGCACCAAGGACGGCGAGCTGGTGGTGGTCCACGACGACACCCTCGCCCGGACCACCGACGTCGAACAGGTCTTCCCGGACCGCAAGCCCTGGAAGGTCAAGGACTTCACGGCGGCCGAGATCGCCCTGCTGGACGCGGGCAGCTGGTTCGGCGAGGAGTACGCGGGTGCCTTCGTGCCGACCCTGCGGGAGTACCTCGACCGGGTACAGCGCAACCGGCAGCGGCTGCTGCTGGAGATCAAGAAGCCGGAGCTCTACCCGGGGATCGAGGAGCAGACCGTGAAGGTGCTCGGCGAAGCGGGCTGGCTCGACGAGCGCCATGTGACGCAGCGCCTGGTGGTGCAGAGCTTCAGCGCCGACTCCGTACGCGCGGTGCACGCGGTGCGCCCGGACCTGGTGACGGCCTTCCTGGGCACTCCGACCGTGGCCGACCTGCCGCGGTACGCCGAGTTCACCGACCGGATCAACCCGTGGCACACCACGATCACGGCCGACTGGGTCGCGGCGGTGCACGGCCTGCAGGGGGCCCACGGCAAGGCGATGGAGGTGGACACCTGGATCGTGGACGACGCGGCGACCGCCCGGAAGGTGAAGGCCATGGGTGTCGACGGGATCATCACCAACGCCCCGGACGTCATCCGGGACGCGGTCGGCGACTTCTGA
- the uvrB gene encoding excinuclease ABC subunit UvrB — translation MRPVSKIERTVAPFEVVSPYQPSGDQPAAIAELEKRIRAGEKDVVLLGATGTGKSATTAWMIEKLQRPTLVMAPNKTLAAQLANEFRELLPNNAVEYFVSYYDYYQPEAYVPQSDTYIEKDSSINEEVERLRHSATNSLLTRRDVIVVASVSCIYGLGTPQEYVDRMVPLKVGEEMDRDQLLRRFVDIQYTRNDVAFTRGTFRVRGDTIEIFPVYEELAVRIEMFGDEIEALSTLHPLTGEVISEDRELYVFPASHYVAGPERMEKAVRGIEAELAERLAELEKQGKMLEAQRLRMRTTYDLEMMRQIGSCSGIENYSLHMDDRERGSAPNTLIDYFPEDFLLVIDESHVTVPQIGAMYEGDASRKRTLVDHGFRLPSALDNRPLKWEEFQERIGQTVYLSATPGKYELSRGDGFVEQIIRPTGLIDPEIVVKPTEGQIDDLVHEIRERVEKDERVLVTTLTKKMSEDLTDYFLELGIQVRYLHSDVDTLRRIELLRELRAGEYDVLVGINLLREGLDLPEVSLVAILDADKQGFLRSGTSLIQTIGRAARNVSGQVHMYADSITPAMAQAIDETNRRREKQVAYNTANGIDPQPLRKKINDIVATIAREELDTEELLGTGYRQTKDGKALKAPVPALGGKAAKGAKAAKGAKGGEVLTDRPAAELAALIEQMTERMRGAAAELQFEVAARIRDEVGELKKELRQMREAGLA, via the coding sequence ATGCGGCCCGTATCGAAGATCGAACGCACGGTGGCGCCTTTCGAGGTCGTCAGCCCCTACCAGCCCAGCGGCGACCAGCCGGCGGCCATCGCCGAGCTGGAGAAGCGCATCCGTGCCGGCGAGAAGGATGTCGTCCTGCTGGGTGCGACCGGCACCGGAAAGTCGGCGACCACCGCCTGGATGATCGAGAAGCTCCAGCGCCCCACCCTGGTGATGGCGCCGAACAAGACGCTCGCCGCCCAGCTGGCGAACGAGTTCCGCGAGCTCCTGCCGAACAACGCGGTCGAATACTTCGTCTCGTACTACGACTACTACCAGCCCGAGGCGTACGTACCGCAGTCCGACACCTACATCGAGAAGGACTCCTCGATCAACGAGGAAGTGGAGCGGCTGCGCCACTCCGCGACCAATTCGCTGCTCACCCGGCGCGACGTGATCGTCGTGGCGTCCGTGTCCTGCATCTACGGCCTCGGCACCCCGCAGGAGTACGTGGACCGGATGGTCCCCCTCAAGGTGGGGGAGGAGATGGACCGGGACCAGCTGCTGCGCCGCTTCGTCGACATCCAGTACACGCGCAACGACGTGGCCTTCACCCGCGGCACCTTCCGGGTGCGCGGCGACACCATCGAGATCTTCCCGGTCTACGAGGAACTGGCCGTCCGCATCGAGATGTTCGGCGACGAGATCGAGGCGCTCTCCACCCTGCACCCGCTCACCGGCGAGGTCATCAGCGAGGACCGCGAGCTGTACGTCTTCCCCGCCAGCCACTACGTCGCCGGACCCGAGCGCATGGAGAAGGCCGTCCGGGGCATCGAGGCCGAGCTGGCCGAGCGCCTCGCCGAGCTGGAGAAGCAGGGCAAGATGCTGGAGGCCCAGCGCCTGCGCATGCGCACCACCTACGACCTGGAGATGATGCGCCAGATCGGGTCCTGCTCCGGCATCGAGAACTACTCGCTGCACATGGACGACCGCGAGCGCGGCTCCGCGCCCAACACCCTCATCGACTACTTCCCCGAGGACTTCCTCCTCGTCATCGACGAGTCGCACGTCACCGTGCCGCAGATCGGCGCCATGTACGAGGGCGACGCCTCGCGCAAGCGGACCCTGGTCGACCACGGCTTCCGGCTGCCGTCCGCACTGGACAACCGGCCGCTGAAGTGGGAGGAGTTCCAGGAGCGCATCGGACAGACGGTCTACCTGTCGGCCACCCCCGGCAAGTACGAGCTCTCGCGCGGCGACGGCTTCGTCGAGCAGATCATCCGCCCCACCGGCCTCATCGACCCCGAGATCGTGGTCAAGCCCACCGAGGGTCAGATCGACGACCTGGTGCACGAGATCCGCGAGCGGGTCGAGAAGGACGAGCGGGTCCTGGTCACCACCCTCACCAAGAAGATGTCCGAGGACCTCACCGACTACTTCCTGGAGCTCGGCATCCAGGTCCGCTACCTGCACAGCGACGTGGACACCCTGCGTCGCATCGAGCTGCTGCGCGAGCTGCGCGCCGGCGAGTACGACGTCCTCGTCGGCATCAACCTGCTGCGCGAGGGCCTCGACCTGCCCGAGGTCTCGCTCGTGGCGATCCTCGACGCCGACAAGCAGGGCTTCTTGCGCTCCGGCACCTCGCTGATCCAGACCATCGGCCGCGCCGCGCGCAACGTGTCCGGCCAGGTCCACATGTACGCGGACAGCATCACCCCGGCGATGGCGCAGGCCATCGACGAGACCAACCGGCGCCGCGAGAAGCAGGTCGCCTACAACACGGCCAACGGGATCGACCCGCAGCCGCTGCGCAAGAAGATCAACGACATCGTCGCCACCATCGCCCGCGAGGAACTCGACACCGAGGAGCTCCTCGGCACCGGCTACCGGCAGACGAAGGACGGCAAGGCCCTCAAGGCGCCGGTGCCCGCACTGGGCGGCAAGGCCGCAAAGGGTGCGAAGGCGGCCAAGGGGGCCAAGGGCGGCGAGGTGCTCACCGACCGGCCGGCCGCCGAACTGGCCGCGCTCATCGAGCAGATGACGGAGCGCATGCGCGGTGCGGCAGCCGAGTTGCAGTTCGAGGTGGCGGCCCGGATTCGGGACGAGGTGGGCGAGTTGAAGAAGGAGCTTCGGCAGATGAGGGAAGCGGGCCTCGCCTGA
- a CDS encoding TerD family protein: MTVNMTKGQAISLQKADGGTLTAVRMGLGWQAAKRRGLFGSRTREIDLDASAVLFADKQPVDVVFFRHLQSDDGSVRHTGDNLVGGVGQGGDDESILVDLQRVPVHIDQIVFTVNSFTGQTFQEVQNAFCRIVDETNGQELARYTLDGGGQYTAQIMAKVSRAGAGWQMTALGNPANGRTFQDLMPAILPHL; the protein is encoded by the coding sequence GTGACGGTCAACATGACCAAGGGCCAGGCCATCAGTCTGCAGAAGGCGGACGGGGGGACGCTGACCGCGGTCCGGATGGGCCTCGGCTGGCAAGCGGCGAAGCGCCGCGGACTGTTCGGCTCGCGGACCCGGGAGATCGACCTGGATGCCTCGGCGGTGCTCTTCGCCGACAAGCAGCCCGTGGACGTCGTCTTCTTCCGGCACCTGCAGAGCGATGACGGCTCCGTCCGGCACACCGGTGACAACCTGGTCGGCGGCGTCGGCCAGGGTGGCGACGACGAGTCGATCCTCGTCGACCTCCAGCGGGTGCCGGTCCACATCGACCAGATCGTCTTCACGGTGAACTCCTTCACCGGCCAGACGTTCCAGGAGGTGCAGAACGCCTTCTGCCGCATCGTCGACGAGACCAACGGCCAGGAACTGGCCCGCTACACCCTCGACGGCGGCGGCCAGTACACCGCGCAGATCATGGCGAAGGTGTCGCGTGCGGGCGCCGGCTGGCAGATGACGGCCCTGGGTAACCCGGCCAACGGCCGGACGTTCCAGGACCTGATGCCGGCGATCCTGCCGCACCTGTAA
- a CDS encoding TerD family protein, with amino-acid sequence MAAELVRGQNHALAEHQVRITVSAGTPVLALASLGDERGAVTGPEGIAHPGARGLPGVETPDGSAARHRFSVDLDAVAAEVHRVGVLLSLPPGGPDRFGDVAASHVAVAGLDGTELAEYTLTDLDAETAVVALELYRRQGAWKVRAVGQGYAGGLTALFADQGLAAPAAAELAARVHASVAAPVVSDPVPVAPDPVPVSGVPYAPTPGPAPAPTPPPADSAPATAPGDTTVNYAHPRRRTSTEPPEPAPRPAASSQQPGEFPRPVAGDADGWSMEERLYNQVWGMFEDLARAVAAYRGAVEFADSRMDRELDDVLSDPRHRIGGSGNAARDTARARRDELVAQAQSVLDRDLAQLIAESEVVEPALPASYARWDNPVWHAGRSAGLPEEKPLALRLGDLHLPERPALRIPMLVRVPLERGLWIDNGRTGSEAAMTMDTDRLRRAAMDMAVAYAVRLLAVHPADRFSVHVIDAAGAGAASLAPLVRAGVLAGPPAAGAAGVTETLARLTRRVDLVQMALRAGAPEDLPPDVDTAEQLLVVHDFPHGFDDRAVTQLRYLADEGSAVGVHLLMVADRDEASAYGPLLDPLWRSLMRLSPVPDNHLADPWVHHAWTFEPDLPPQGSRVLDQVLDRVAEARRRTRP; translated from the coding sequence ATGGCGGCCGAACTGGTCCGGGGGCAGAACCATGCCCTGGCCGAACACCAGGTGCGGATCACGGTCTCGGCGGGCACACCTGTGCTCGCGCTGGCCTCGCTCGGGGACGAGCGGGGAGCCGTGACGGGTCCGGAGGGGATCGCGCACCCCGGTGCGCGCGGCCTTCCGGGGGTGGAGACACCCGACGGGTCGGCCGCCCGGCACCGGTTCTCCGTCGACCTCGACGCGGTGGCCGCAGAGGTGCACCGCGTCGGCGTCCTGCTCTCCCTCCCCCCGGGCGGCCCGGACCGCTTCGGCGACGTCGCGGCCTCGCACGTCGCCGTCGCGGGCCTGGACGGCACCGAGCTGGCCGAGTACACCCTGACCGACCTGGATGCCGAGACCGCCGTGGTGGCCTTGGAGCTCTACCGCCGCCAGGGCGCCTGGAAGGTCCGCGCCGTCGGGCAGGGGTACGCCGGCGGCCTCACGGCCCTGTTCGCCGACCAGGGGCTCGCCGCCCCCGCCGCGGCCGAGCTGGCCGCACGCGTGCACGCGAGCGTCGCGGCCCCGGTGGTCTCGGACCCGGTCCCGGTCGCGCCGGACCCGGTCCCGGTCTCCGGAGTCCCGTACGCGCCCACGCCGGGCCCCGCGCCCGCGCCGACACCGCCCCCGGCCGACAGCGCCCCCGCGACCGCCCCCGGCGACACCACCGTCAACTACGCCCACCCGCGGCGCCGCACCAGCACCGAGCCGCCCGAGCCCGCCCCGAGGCCGGCCGCCTCGTCGCAGCAGCCGGGCGAGTTCCCGCGCCCCGTCGCCGGCGACGCCGACGGCTGGTCCATGGAGGAGCGCCTCTACAACCAGGTCTGGGGGATGTTCGAGGACCTGGCCCGGGCGGTCGCCGCCTATCGCGGCGCCGTGGAGTTCGCCGACTCCCGCATGGACCGCGAGCTCGACGACGTGCTGTCCGACCCCCGCCACCGGATCGGCGGCTCCGGCAATGCCGCCCGCGACACCGCACGGGCCCGTCGCGACGAGCTCGTCGCCCAGGCACAGTCCGTCCTCGACCGGGACCTCGCGCAGCTGATCGCCGAGTCCGAGGTGGTCGAGCCCGCCCTGCCCGCCTCGTACGCGCGCTGGGACAACCCGGTCTGGCACGCCGGCCGCTCGGCCGGGCTGCCCGAGGAGAAGCCGCTGGCCCTGCGCCTGGGCGACCTGCACCTGCCCGAGCGGCCCGCCCTGCGGATCCCGATGCTGGTCCGGGTGCCGCTGGAGCGCGGGCTCTGGATCGACAACGGCCGCACCGGCTCCGAGGCCGCCATGACCATGGACACCGACCGGCTGCGCCGGGCCGCCATGGACATGGCCGTCGCCTACGCGGTACGGCTGCTCGCGGTCCACCCGGCCGACCGGTTCTCCGTCCACGTCATCGACGCGGCCGGGGCCGGAGCCGCCTCGCTGGCGCCGCTCGTGCGGGCCGGGGTGCTGGCCGGGCCGCCCGCCGCCGGGGCCGCGGGGGTCACCGAGACACTGGCGCGGCTGACCCGGCGCGTGGACCTCGTACAGATGGCCCTGCGGGCCGGAGCTCCCGAGGACCTGCCGCCGGACGTGGACACGGCCGAGCAGCTGCTGGTCGTACACGACTTCCCGCACGGCTTCGACGACCGCGCCGTCACCCAGCTGCGCTATCTCGCCGACGAGGGATCCGCGGTCGGAGTGCACCTGCTGATGGTCGCCGACCGTGACGAGGCCTCGGCCTACGGGCCGCTGCTCGATCCGCTGTGGCGTTCGCTGATGAGGCTGTCGCCCGTGCCGGACAACCACCTCGCCGACCCCTGGGTGCACCACGCCTGGACCTTCGAGCCCGACCTTCCCCCGCAGGGCAGCCGGGTCCTCGACCAGGTGCTGGACCGGGTGGCGGAAGCCCGCCGCAGAACCCGCCCGTGA